The Raphanus sativus cultivar WK10039 chromosome 6, ASM80110v3, whole genome shotgun sequence sequence AGGAGTGTGCGAGGAGTGCTTAAGCACAGggtactaattttttttttaatttccttaAGATTTAAGAtcctaaatttataaaattatcattatatagTACAGGGACTATGGAAGTTTTGAGCCGGGCCTGACACTACTCAGTACTCACACGTCACACGTGCCTGAGATAGTAGCAAAGAGACAATTATTAATCCAACTTAACAAAACACTCTTTGCTAGAGCTTCCCACTCCCACATGATTTACTTCATTATTTAATTGACTTATACAAATCAAACCACTAACGAAAGTGAAGAATCAGTTAGTAAAAACGTTATATTAGacctaataaatattatttgttgatTATAGTTAATGAAGTTACAGAACTAGTACTATGTTATTACTTCAAAGATGTGTATATTAAAAAGTAAGTATATAGCTTTTAATATATACATCTTTactataaatagtatatatactaGCTATGTGTTATTCTGGTATATACTAATACTACGCTCAAGCTAAATGTTTTActaagaacatctccaaaataaattttatatctctaattataaatttttttactctctgaaaataaatttttaaattttaaatttacagtTTTGATGAGTATTTCACtaatcaaaactttaaattcgaagtttcatctttttatttgcattttgccATTTACAATTAATTCCACATCACATTTCtgatttttaagtattttttgtttatcgttttatctttattttttatatctcataagtatttcagatttgttttttataaatttcaaatttcacaaaaaaataaataaaatttatattattttaaaaataaaattaaacaataaaagtattacaggagaaacttaataaaaaaaaacttttttaaaaggtacatgaaaatacaaattattatacacatttaaatattacaacaacacACTAATGTCTGATAAATTTACTCGTGAATCtctaaaatctctaaaatattgtCCAAACAAATTTTGTCTAACCGAAAGTGGAGCATTACAGAAATAGTTTAGGAAATAATTGTGGTACtttcttgtattttaatatttaattatgtattatatttataattttatattgtaatgtaagattttattagttaatatttttgtaatatgttttagttatttataaagttGTATGGatctatattaattataaaaatataagNNNNNNNNNNNNNNNNNNNNNNNNNNNNNNNNNNNNNNNNNNNNNNNNNNNNNNNNNNNNNNNNNNNNNNNNNNNNNNNNNNNNNNNNNNNNNNNNNNNNCTCCAGAGATTTTGAAGAAACTACTGAATGGAAATGATCTATCAGTAAATATTTTCGTGAAAAAATAAGGGCCCTTAATATGTTGTTCTCATTCACTTCTCTAGGCGGTAAAGTAGAACGTTCAACTGGAAAAGGCAGAGGACCCCCAATGTTTCAGCTTCATGGAGAGAACTACCACTTGATGGGAAGTTTGAAGCCACCACATGGTGATTCTGCTAAGTTTTCACAGCTCTATATTGTTGATACAGAAAATGAAGTTGACATCAGAGATTCTATGATTGGGTAAATCTGCATTTCcaactaatttataaaattttcgaaattgtgtttttattttcttatttttttgtttattactacTATTACAGGAAGTACAACAAAACAACTTCAAAGGCAAAGAAGATAAATCTAAGGAAACAAATCATAGAGCTAATTATTAAGATGCTAGATGAAGTCAATCCATACGTGTCCCAGTTTCGATTAGCGAGAGAAAGATTTATAATGGATCCAAAATCGAAATTTCATATGAGGATTGTGAGTAGTAGGGAAAAGGATGGGAGGACGTACGACAAGCCTACAGCATCAGAAGTTGCAGCTTTAATACCCGGAGATTTCAATCTGGAGATGGATAAGAGGGATATTGTTTTGCAAGAGAAGCATTCTAAACGATTTAAAAGGATAAGTGAAATTCACCCTTCCTATCTTGCACTTCAATATCCATTGATTTTCACATATGGCGAAGATGGTTTCAGGCTCGGGATAAATAAAGGACAGACAGCAGCCACACAAAAGCTAAAAAGAGCAAACATTAGTATGAGACAATGGTTTGCATTTCGTCTACAGGAAAGGGAAAATGAGTGTCATACACTTCTCCGATCTAAAAGATTGTTTCAACAGTTCTTGGTTGATTCTTATACTACAATAGAGACTAACAGGCTAAGTTATTTGAGAATGAACTAGACATGTCTGCGGTCAAATAGTTATGACTCGANNNNNNNNNNNNNNNNNNNNNNNNNNNNNNNNNNNNNNNNNNNNNNNNNNNNNNNNNNNNNNNNNNNNNNNNNNNNNNNNNNNNNNNNNNNNNNNNNNNNTACATCTTTGTTCGGATCCATAGCACGGGCCACTCGACCAACATGATTTAGATCCATCTGAAACCATGATCATGAGAGTATTTCTTGTGTTGTGGTCAACCTTGAGAGAGTAGTGACCCGGGGATGGATCTTTGGTGCTATTCCACGAGATGAGACATTGTGGAACATCAAAACTCTGCCACAACTTGGTAGATGTCGAAGTAAGCTCATCTCCCATAGCTATAAAATCATCTTGAAGAAGAAACTTACATTTGAGATTTGTAAGAAGATTTTAAAGTTGTGAAGAAGTAATTAGACATACCGGGTTCTGGTGTGAAGAGGCCAAGTTCGTAAACATCACCACTAGAAAAAATGGTCTGGTATCCTGAAAGAGATTGATTGGTGGAGATTCTATTAGAAGAAACCTCCAGCAATTGGAGGGAGAGGAACATCATCAAGAATCCATGGAAGATGGAGAATACATTCTTCTTGCAGGTGTCCATGTTCATATGAACCACAAGTTCAGAGGTTTGTGTAGCAACCTTTAGTAGTTACACAATTAGACCTGTAAGTCAACTAGTCAACTATGGCACGTTGAAAAAacaagagcaagaaacaaagtAGAAGACTTTGACTGTTTGTTCACATTAACTAAAAGTATTCGAACTATAAAGAAGACAAAATTATTGAAACTGACACaggaatattaaaaaaaaaatttgatttaagaCTTGTCAAACTACCTAAACCAACTAAAGGTATTCGAAATAACAAGACAAAATTCgctaagaaaactaaaaaaatctttaaaatactCTAAAACATCTTACAGTATATAAAAATTCAGTagatttaactaattttaaatatttcaaattctAATTGCACCcgaacaaaaaatatatacttagcATTTATAGCccgtttggatatttttttaatattcaaatcGAATTTTTGGTTTAGGTTCGGTTATAAACATCCAGGCCTAACCAGTACTTAATCAGAGATGTAAAATGCCAGacaggctttgtttgagaagctaTATATCTTACAAACGTAACCACAACATATTTTGAAGAGATACAGATAAGATATCTGTTCAATAAATAAAACCGTGTTCTCTCTAAGTCTCTATTCTCCCCAGTTTGGAATGTTTGCCGTAGCTTCATTCACCATCTTCACTAATGTTACCTGCCAATACATCAAATGAAGAAAACTGAGCTCTGTTTGTAACGATATGTAGATATATTACGGTGTAATCATAGGTAAATGCGTACCACACTCTGTGAAACACCAGGTGGGGGCATTGTAAGGTTCCTTGGTGGCGGTGTGCTATCATACGATCTTTTGTCAAACCTCCATTCCCCAATCTTCCCATAGGTTAACTTACCCTGAAATCACAAACAACCATGATTTAAGTTAGAGAGACTCATGCCAATCTCAATAATCAagtttgtatttattttttatttttttgtctctttGTTTTTAAATGTCAAATCATTACCTTCATATCATAGTCACATCCATAAGTGTAGTGTATGATGTACTTGTCACCAACCTCTGTGTCCCATGGAGGCTTCATTCATTACCACAAACACAACCAAACCAAAGTTAATCACCTGGTTAGTTAATGCATCAAAAACAACGTCTTATCCATGTAACAAgcaataatataatttatttgaacactgcaattaaattatttattttgtattgtacttgttcatacatatatatagtaacTGAATATCATTTTCTATAACCATGGTAAGACACTTTTGTCTCCTCCATTCATAACTGCAACATGCTTAATAAAGTGTGTCTATAGCGTTACCTGAATCATGAAGTCTTTGTGTAGAATATTGCTAACACCATGCAATGCAGATGAAACAGCATAAGCATACCTATAcacaaaagataacaaaaattaCTATCTGAATAAcagatttattataaaaaaacaaaacagttctatcagaagattttttttttacatttcaaGAACCCAACCAAAAGCCTTGTCAGCTTCAGGATCCTTCTTCATAGCCAAGGAAACATTCATCCAAGTTGGAGCAATCTTCTCCAAAGCTtcctagcaaaaaaaaaaaaaccataacaCCATTCTGAAAAAATCTGACGCAACAACATGTTCaggaacaaaagaagaaaaaaaagcaaaccTTTCCGACAATGACAGGAGAGTTCCCTATGGGATCAATATCGGTCACAGGCCCTCTCTCTTCCGGATAATACTTCCTCAACACCTTCTCATACTTTTTAGGTTCGATGTAAAAGAAAGGGAACGCAGCTCCATACCCATCTTTAGCTAGGTTCGGTATAGGTTTGACAATTAGGTGATCAGGCTCAGACATAAGTATATAACTGCCACACAACACAAAACATCACTCTCTTAAGTTAAATTACCAAACAAAGTGttcaaacaaacacaaaagcAATCTTTGTTACTCTTCTTTAATGTCAGCTTGTTGAAGCCATTGTACAAACGCCCATGGTCTGTTCAACACAACATAACCCTGTTTTCAGACAAAACCTCAAATCAATGtccgaattaaaaaaaaagaaataaaaatcgaaactttgaTTAACCTGATCCGTCCCAGGTGGTAAAGGCTGAGCGACGAAAGTGGGAATCTCATCCATGTACTGATCGGGTTTGCCGTTGTGCAAGATCCGGGTAAACCCGCCCATTTCGGATCCGGGTCCGGAGGAAGCTCGGATCTTTTTGAACCAGTAGTACATGACTCTGCATTGCCACGTGTTGTAGACTGAGTCTGAGGCCGTCACGGCCGTGTGGAAGAGCCTTCTCTCGTTTCGGATTCTGGATCCGCCACGTGGAAGCTCGATGACTGGGTCgatgatggaggaggaggagagggaggaggaggaggggaaGCCTTGCTTGAGAGGAGTGTTGGAGGAGATGATGATGTTGTATGTGATGAGGGCGACGGAGAGGGTTATGAGGAGTGGGTAGAACAGAGTTGTTCCACCGCAACCCATTTTTTtgagatttgagagagagagcagaGTTGTTCAAAGTCGTCGTCTTTACCTTCTGCTCTAGTAGTAGTTGGTGATGATTGTAGGAGAAGACAACAATAAAGGCtgactttctttttttctacttcggtttatggtttgggtatgGTTAAGTTGTGaattgattttggttttggtcGGTTTATAATGGTTACCCTTGTTACCTTGGTTTGCTGCTACTGATCGTTGCTGACTAGGATACTGGATCCGGGTCTAGGATGTGGGGATAGGACACACATgagtgtttgtgtttgtttgtacAATGGTGATTGTTTTCAACACCcaacttttacatttttatattccacatcattttcttttttcccCATCATATTTAACAtgtttaagttttatattttacaatagtttttgtttaaaaaaaattcaaaacactTTATTCTActattatatttcatatttttattttactttcatCATTTCATTATATAtccaaatcaaataaaacaaatttctatttatagagtataaaaaagaaaatttttgatgtataaagatatacataataaattaatttattatagaAAAGAGTTTTTAAATAACCAGGGGAAATAAAAAATACCCAAAATCACAACAACTAATAGTAATATGACATGCGATGTTAATGGCCTAACTTATTTCAGCTTAGTTTaatttatctaatattttttttctttttcaacacCGTCATTGCATTAGTTAAATTGTTGAATGAATTGTTCAACAACCCCATTGTACATTAGGTTTATCAAAGAGAGAAATCAAAACTTGGAAACTTGATTGGAGATGGAGAAAATCAAAATCAGTTGAGGAAAATGAGAAGGAAAATTTGGTAAAGATTCGATGAACTTTAAGAGTCCCTTCGAAGCTAGAAAATAAGATTCTGCGGCTAGGATAGTGAGGCTGAAAATTATActatatttgattcattttcCTTAAAATCAGTATTTTCCgtaaaagtaattttttataaaaaaatataattactttGGCAACTAAAgtaatttttatgaattatcatcATTagtaagatatatttttatttttggagaaTATGAGagcttaaaaataaaatacttgtttgataaaataaattttgattatggtACTTTTAGTTAGctgtttttgtatatttttaatcaaaaattttGAACAAGAATGAGAAAGATTTAAGGCAAACAAAAAGATTAGCATATACAACTACTATTCTGGTGTTGCTAGATAATATGTTTTATTGGTTACTAGCATGCTTCAAGCCAAGCTATATGCATCAACCTATTTAAATTGGATTTATATGATCTTAGCTTCCTTATGAACCTGAGAAACATTACCAAAGAAATCATCAGCATGTTTCTTTTGTAAAAGATTAGTCTTTTTCATTCTCTTCATGATCTCAGACATCATTGCTTCCATCTGAAATTTATCCAAGGTCACAGTTGGTGCCTTCTTTCTTTTACTGACATCGCCAGCCATGGTTTCCTGCTACAAtctcaacaagaaaatttagCACATATATGAATAGCCAAAGCCTCACaatctctcaagtgtttctctcttgtattttttttccaTTGAGTTTTCTCAGTGAATCCAATAGCTCAGCAACAAACAAAGatcaagctttagagaacaaacCCCAACCCCAAAACAGAAGAAAGAGATAAACATATTGCAAGATTTTTGTTtgcaagaggctttaccaccAGTGCTGATTTTTCCTTAGCCAGACTGGATTTTTCTTCAGCCAAGTTGGATTTCTTTTCaactttttcaaatttttttaactgGTTGGCCCTCTTGCAGATTATACaaatagaaagataagagatttttGAGAAAGTTGCGGAAAATATTGCAAAGAATAGAAAACAGATTCCCAAAACAAAGAACAGAAATTGAAAAGTTTATAATCAAACCCTAGATCAAGAGCCTtcaaatctgctctgataccacttgatagatcCCTCATGATGAGATCTCTTTTGTCCCTGATTCTTTTTGAAGGAAGATCTGATGGGTTGAGAGAGATATGGGTTGATGGATGGATTGATGGGATGATCTTTAAAAATGATCAATGGATTGATCAGATCTTGTGTAGATATGTCTAAGAacaagagaatgaactcagtTTATGATCAAAGACAAGTTTTGCTTGCAGAGAATGAACTCCTAGCAATCAATGTTTATAGATGAACAAGGGATTCAAAGATTTAGAGagaattttgattaaaaaaaagtgaatGAAACTTTAGAGAGTTCTTAAAGAGTAGCAATCAATGTTTATAGATGAACAAGGATTCACATATTTAGAgagaatttttataaaaaaaggtGAATGAAACTTTAGAGAGTTCTTAAAGAGTTTAAGTAgtaaaaaagaaggaaaataagTTGAAAGGTCATAATACTTGAGAAAATCGAAAATAAGAAGTAATAAAACTTAAGCAAGTCCAAAGACTGAATAAGTGAGGATTTGGCTTCGTTCATTGGCTTGATTTCCATCTGGTTCAGTGTAAACCAAATCAGCAATTGATTTCTTTTAGTTTGTGATCTAGTAACTCGGCTCTTAGACAAGCAGAATGGATCCCTGTCTTGATTGGTTTGGGCTGGGTAAAATGCATCTGATCCATGTGAAAAATTGGCCCAAAAGTTATCAAATCCAGCTAAGCCCATCACGCTTTGAGTATCAATCTGGTTAAGCTCATCTTGCTCCTCTTCAGTGTCACTCTCATTCAGCCGCTTTCCAACTCCTAGTTCAGTATCAGTCTCATTCAACTCCAAGTCAGCTACTGTTTCAGTCATGGTTGCATTACTAAGAAATCTAAAAGGGGTTCATACATACTTCTTGATATGGTGCAAACTTTtcgaaaaacatgaaaaaattaTTGTATAGCGTTTATACGGTTAAAAATATCacatacagtataacctctttaaattaataatctataaattaatatctctataaattaatataatttcatagtttcaaattgaatttttggttcaattagtatctcgataaattaataatttctataaattaataaaaaaattatagttttttggtgtagtcccaacattattaatttatagaggtttcactgttgTATATTGTATAAAAGTTTTTTGTATCTTGACtaagtttaatattaaaaaaaaaggtttgtcGAGTCTGAGAACACCTTATAAATAGTTGGTTCAGAGAACACCAGTAACAGGTTTACGCTGGTTTTTGATTCAATAACTTACCCAATAGTCAGTACATCTCGATGTACCCGTCAAGAAAGATGCTTGGAGATGTCTGTTGGCGCTTTCAGCAACTGTAGGCTATCCCGCGGCATATTATAATTAGCAGGTGGAGTTGTCAGTAAAATCAGGTGGGAGTGGGACTATCTACTAATCCCATCTAAGAAACAAAAGCAAAAAGTTAGTAAACAAATCtatattagtaatatttttacTGATTATTAATATAGTATGGAAGTTACAATGgacattgtttgttttattggtCATAATCccttataatttttaaaaaaaattgatgactTAATTATTAGAGAGATATGTTTTTAGCAAAATAAGATTATCCTCCACAGTCtgttaataaacaaaaaatgaaaacaagcaaaaataaagagaaaatagtaaaaaagatAAGCAAAAAACCTGTAGAGAAAAGATATATGGACAATCAAATTCTATATGTAAATATCAGTGTTCTAAAGTAACACTAAAGTACGTTACACGCTAGCCGATCAGTTAATCAATATATAGCGGGGATGATTGGTAGAGGCTGTGgctttctattttttactcttaAGATTTAGACTTTAGATTTTTAGCTTTggctttagttttattttgatgtAGAGAATTTTCAGAGCACTAAATAAAATCTCTAGAGAAAATGCTGTCTAAAgctaatatatttctttttataatgttttggttttagattcaaatttgaaaataaaaacatgattgCTTTAAAAAAGGGCTGTAGAAATTAAAATGGCTGTCCACAGCTTCTACCAATCACCCCCAACATCTgaacatatattcaaatatacgGTAGacatattataaataacatcatagtagtaaatataataaatatataattatatgtaaataacaaaatatataatgaacatatatatgttatacattataattgtttatagattattgaaaagaaaatataaactgGTATAAATAAAGTCTGAAGGGTcaattttaattaggaaataAACACCTAAGAGagaaaaaatacctaaaaaatACACAAACCCGACTAGTAATTAACTCTTcgagattatttaaaatatgacatttttacaAGAATAATTTTGCATATGCAACCAGTTAAAATACATGCTCATCAAAATCAATCACAATCTAAAGCAGTCACATAATCAATGTAACAACTAACtgaattaaaatattcaaaacatgATTATCCCCATAATCCTTAATGGATTTCTTAatcattatttaaatataagtgTACATTAGTGGGTTTAATAACTCTATTAAAAAACTGTTCGATTTTGTGCTTCCAATGATAATTTCTTAATTaagattcttaaaaaaaattataaactttcttttaagataaaatttatttattacataaaacatattaaaagatAACATTTTCAACATaggatttaaaataaaaacataaaaacaaagattactaaaataaatgagaaaaattagaaagaaaCATCCGAGCTTAGTTGTTGTTTTCATCACGTCCAAATTAACGCCAACCAAATCAGCTTTCAGTTGTTGATGCATTTGTCTGTcacgaatttttttttgaacacccaTCATATTAGCAATATTTGTAGGCATATCAATGATTTAGCAGTGTTAAGAACAACTTTGCCAAACAAAACTTGAGAAGAGTGTGGTGGTTGTTTAACATTATTGTATGATAAATGATGGtatctcaaaaacattatttattgtCTCTTAACCCAATCGTGACAAGCAAAAGTTTCAAGATCACTCAAGTCTTTTTATCGAGTTTCTTCTTTGTCTTGCCGCTATAAGGACCAACGTGATACGCATGCTTCTGAACCGCAGCGAAGATAACCATCTCTAAACATACCAGCAAATTCTGAAGAGCTTCCTGGATCTGTTCTACCTCCTACCAGAAATGATGAGACTTGATCACTCCCATTGCAACCAGAATG is a genomic window containing:
- the LOC130496513 gene encoding G-type lectin S-receptor-like serine/threonine-protein kinase At4g11900 (The sequence of the model RefSeq protein was modified relative to this genomic sequence to represent the inferred CDS: added 35 bases not found in genome assembly), encoding MNMDTCKKNVFSIFHGFLMMFLSLQLLEVSSNRISTNQSLSGYQTIFSSGDVYELGLFTPEPDDFIAMGDELTSTSTKLWQSFDVPQCLISWNSTKDPSPGHYSLKVDHNTRNTLMIMVSDGSKSCWSSGPCYGSEQRCMVYSYCGSCEG
- the LOC108806378 gene encoding hydroxyproline O-arabinosyltransferase 1, encoding MGCGGTTLFYPLLITLSVALITYNIIISSNTPLKQGFPSSSSLSSSSIIDPVIELPRGGSRIRNERRLFHTAVTASDSVYNTWQCRVMYYWFKKIRASSGPGSEMGGFTRILHNGKPDQYMDEIPTFVAQPLPPGTDQGYVVLNRPWAFVQWLQQADIKEDYILMSEPDHLIVKPIPNLAKDGYGAAFPFFYIEPKKYEKVLRKYYPEERGPVTDIDPIGNSPVIVGKEALEKIAPTWMNVSLAMKKDPEADKAFGWVLEMYAYAVSSALHGVSNILHKDFMIQPPWDTEVGDKYIIHYTYGCDYDMKGKLTYGKIGEWRFDKRSYDSTPPPRNLTMPPPGVSQSVVTLVKMVNEATANIPNWGE